The Thermosipho melanesiensis BI429 sequence CCCTCCAATAGGACTTAAAAGTTTGCTTTCAATATCAAATAAAAGGATTATAGTGTCATGTATAGTAGTTAGGATAAATAGTGTTAGTATAAAAAATAGGTAATAGTTTTGGGTTTTTTTCTTAAAGTATAAATAAAGAAGGAAAATAGATGATATTATAAATATTACAGAAAAGTAATTATGTAATAAATGAAGTGATAATATATTAGTTTGAAAAAGTAATAAAAGTGCCATAAAATAAAAAGCATAAACCAGAAAATTTCCTAGTTTGTTTAAATAATAGAAAAATATAAGACTTCCCTTTAGTAAAAATGAATAACCTAGATATAAGCTTATAATAAACAATTTTTTGAATTTTAAGAAACCTTGAATACTTTCAAAATCACTTATAGGTAACAGATCAATTATCCATATACTTGCAAATATTGATGACAGACTAAAGTAATGAAATATCTTCTTTTTATTTAATGAAGTTGTACTTTTTGATAGTAAGTAAAGTATAATAGATAGGGAGATGAAAATGCCGATAAGTATGAGTGTACTGTGGAATGTTAAGAAGTTAAGAATCCAAAATTTATATTTTTGAGATTCATCTACAACGTATATGGGAAATTCTATACCAATTTCATATACACCGCTTAATTTAATTTTTAATGTAGAAATTTTTGGAGGTAGAGGTATAAAATATGGCGTATAAAAGAAATGGCCCGCTTTGGATGAATAACCTTTTTTTAATATGGTTGTGTTATTTGCTAAAATTTCAATATATGATGCATCTATTTGTGGAATGTAAAGGTATTTGTTGCTAGATTTTGGAATTTGTATTTCAAAAGTTAAACTAGTGGGAGATTTTAAATGTGTATAATATGGAAGTTTTACATATAAATCTTTTTCCATTATTTTCAAATTATCAATTTCTATTCCAGTTGGATTCAGTGAAAAATGGTATAATCCTAATATTAATGTTATAAAGAAAAAGGCAATAAATAAAGTAAGTAAACTTTTTGTAATAATTTTTCCCCCTTTAATTAATATTTTATCAACGATTTAAAATTTTGCAACTAAGGAGTGGTAGATGTGAAAATATTGGGTCATAGAGGTTATTCTGAAAAATACGTTGAAAATACATTAGAATCTTTTCAGAAGGCGATTGAATATGGAGCGGATGGTGTGGAACTCGATGTTTACTGGACAAAAGATGGGGAGGTAGTTGTAACACACGATAGTAATTTAAAAAGAGTGTTTAATGTGGATTTAGATGTAAGAGAAGTTAACAGTAAAAAAATACCTAAAAACATTCCAAGGCTTTATGAAATATTTGAAATAATGTTAGATGATAAGATAATAAATGTGGAGATTAAGGATGCAAATAACGCAGAGAAGATAGTACAATACGTTTTGAAAAAAAGAAAACAGGAGATTATTTTTAGTTCTTTTGAACATGATATAATAATAAAACTTTCTAGAATTTATGGGAATGAGAAGTTTGGATTATTATTTGATGAGAGACACAAGAACTTGAACTTAAATGATTTGAGAGATTTGTTCTATAAAACAAATATTTTTAGTGCGCATATTCCTATTCAGTTATATTACATAGATGAAAAGTTGTTTTTTGAATTTTTAACTTTTTTAAAAAAACTAGGAAAAAAGATAGTAATTTGGACGGTTAATAGTGAAGAAGAAGTAGAAATGTTAAAAGGATTGGCAGATTATATAATAACAGATTGTGTGGAAAAAATAGTTGGATATTTGAAAAAAACTGGCCGATAATGGCCAGTTTATATTACTCCCAATTTCTTTCCTACTTTTTCAAATTTTTCAAGGGCAAAATCAAGGTCTTCTTTTGTGTGAACTGCACTTATCATTACCCTTATTCTTGCTTTTCCTTTTGGAACTGTTGGATAACCTATTGATTGTGCAAAGATGCCCTCTTCAAATAGTTCTTTGCTAAATTGTGTTGAAAGTTTTGCATCGTATAACATGACGGGCGTAATTGGAGTTTCACTTTCACCTGTGTCAAAACCCAATTTTTTCATTTCTTCTTTAAAGTATTTTGCATTATCCCAAAGTCTCTTTACTCTTTCATCTGATTCTTGGAGAATTTTTGTCGCTTCTAATGCAGCAGCAGTGTCTGCAGGTGATAATGGACTACTAAAAAGGAATGGTCTTGCTTTTTGTTTTAGATAGTCAATGAGTTCCTTTTTACCTGCGATGTAACCACCGAGAACACCAAATGCTTTTGAGAGAGTACCTATTTCAATATCTACTCTACCGTGTAATCCAAAGTGATCTACTATACCTCTTCCATGACTTCCAAGTACTCCTTCACCATGGGCATCATCTACCATTACCATGGCATTGTATTTTTCAGCGAGCTCAACAATTTCAGGTAATGGAGCCAAATCTCCGTCCATGCTAAATACACCATCTGTGATTATTAATTTTCTTCTAGCATCTTTAGCTTCTTTAAGTTTTTCTTCAAGATCTTTAATATCTCTGTGTTTCCAAACAAATCTTTTTGCTTTTGATAATCTAACACCATCAATGATACTAGCATGATTTAATTCGTCTGAAAGAATAGCATCTTCTTCATTTGTGATAGCTGGTATAACGGCTTGATTTGCAACAAAACCTGATTGTAAGAATATTGTTGCTTCTACTTTTTTAAACTTTGCCAAAGTTTCTTCTAATTCATTATGTAAAGAAAAAGTACCTGCAATAGTTCTAACTGCACCAGGACCTACACCCCATTTTTCAACAGCTTGTTTTGCTGCGTTTTTTAATCTTTCTTCATTTGCAAATCCAAGATAGTTATTAGAACAAAGATTTAACACCTTTTTCCCATCAATAACCAACCATGCACCTTGGGGTGATTCGAGAGTTCTAATATATGTGTACAATCCCTGGTTTTTTAATTCATCAATTTCTTTTGCAAAAATGCTGTAATCAAACACAGTTACACCCCCTAATCAAGATTTAATACTACTTTTCCACATTTTTTGTTTAACATAAGTTCAAAGCCTTTTTCCCATTGATCAAATGGAAGAACGTGAGTTACTACCTTTGAAAGATCAACTTTTTTGTTTTTTAATAACTCATCTGCTACTTTCCAAGTATCGAACATTCTTCTTCCTGTAATACCGTATACGGTAATACCTCTCATTATCACCAGTGAATCAAGGTTAATATCGATGCTTCCGCCAAATATGCCTAGCAAAGAAGCTTCTCCACCCATAGTCACGCATTTTAGACCGTCTTCCAAAGCTTTTTTATTTCCACTCATTTCTAGTAAGATATCTACACCATCATTGGTTATTGTGTATATACTTTTTACTAAATCTTGTTCCAAAGGGTTTATTACTATATCTGCCCCATTTTCTTTAGCCATTTCTATTCTTAACGGATCTACTTCCGTTGTAATTACAAGACTTGCACCTGCGGCTTTTGCTACTTGTATGGCCATTAAACCTATTGGCCCAGATCCAGTTATGAGAACCTTTTTACCAGTTAGATCACTTACAAGTGCGGTATGTACAGCATTTCCAAAAGGTTCCATTACAGAAGCAAAATCTAGCGGTATTTCTTTTGAGAATTTCCATAACACTGTTTCTGGGATTACAGCATATTCTGTAAATACACCATTTCTATCTACTCCTAATATCTCGAGATTTTTACAAACATGCATGCGGCCTGTTTTACATTGATAACAGTGTTCACATGGAATGTGAGTTTCGGCAGAAACCAAATCTCCCACTTTAACTTGGGTTACTGCTTCACCTACTTCTACAACTTCGCCAGCCATTTCATGCCCAACTATCAATGGTGGTTTTATTCTTGACTGTGACCATTCATCCCATTTGTATATATGAACATCTGTTCCACAAATGGAAGCTCTTCTGATTTTAACAAGTACATCCCTTGGACCTAATTTTTCCGGTTTATTTACATCTCTCATTGTAAATCCAGGACCTGCATTTTCTTTTAATATTGCTTTCATATTAATCCTCCTTCCAGTTTTATCCATCTATAATTATATTACTTAAAAGTGCCTTAGTAAATCAAGATAATAGTTTATTAAACGAAATTATAGTTTCTTAGAATATAATTAAAACAGTATATTAATTGTTATTTAACTTTTTAAGGAATGTTTTCCCAATTATGAAGAATAATAATCCATATATTAGCATTAAAATTAACCCGAAAAAGTTAAAGATATTTCTTCCTGTTGAAATAGAAAAAGCAGGAAGATTTAGTATGATAATTAGTGGTAAACCTATAGCTATTGAAATACCACAGACTAAGTTTTTTGCTGCTCCCGTTTCAAGTATTGGATCTACCTCTCTTAACAGAGCTATACCAGTTGATATGGTACATGTTAGCATTCCGTAAAATGCAACCCTATTTTCAATTTCGTATCTTTTAAATATTCTTTTAGTTAATGGCATTATAAAGAAATATGTTAAAACGCCTGCGGTAAATGTAATTATAAATATTCCCCAGAATTCGTCTTTAATTTTTGAAAGTACAACTGCGCTTATGGAAGCAATAACCATAAAGTCAAATACAATACCTGCAATTCTTTGTAATAAAAAGTTATTCAAATAATTTTCTCTGGCTATATTTTTTTCTTTAAGTTTGTTATAAATAAATCTAAACGCCATTCCAGAAATAGCACCTATAACAAAATGAAATCCCCACAAAATAGTTGAAAGTGTATGTTCTATATTTCCTAATGGTAAAAGTATTTTTTCTACAAAGCTTAAGAAAATAAAAGTTATTAGATAAATAATACCAATTATCACCATTTGTATGGTCATGCCATCCATGTCAGAAAATTCATAATCTGCTACTTTTATCGCTTTTTTTCAACAATCTCTCTCTTTTTTGATTTAATAAGTAGTATATTTAAAATTACTATTTCTCCAAGTGTTGCCCGACCAAATCCGGAAGCGGCTATTGCAAGACTTATTGAACTTCCATTATGAAGACCAACTATTTCCCATTGATGTCCAACGGAATATGCCTGACCAGATCCCTGGCCAAATCCAAGTGGGACTATGTATCCAATGGCAGGTGAAAATGTTTTATCAAATGTATTTATTAAAAATCCTAGAGAAACTCCTAGAATACCTTGAAAAAGGTAAGTAGCAACAATTACTAACCCAGCACCAAGATAACTTCTTTAATTAAAATTTTCAATTTTTCTTAGAGAAAGTGATATAAAACCTATTGCCATTAGGTGATAAATTAATTTTCCTAGAAAATTTACATCTACTTTTATTAGATTAAGAAAATTAGGTCCTATAATAAATCCAATAAATCCAGCAAGAATTGAATTGGGTATAATCATTTTTCTAAGTGGAGGGATAAATCTTTTTAATAAGATAGCTATTGAAAATAAAACTGATATAACGAAAAAGGTTTTAACCGTTGTTGTAAACATCTTTATACCTCCTAATTAAATAATATAGTAAAAGACTTTCATTTTCTGTTTTTATTCTAATTACGTATTTTGAGTTGTATATAAATTCGGTGAAACGTTTTAAGAATGTTGTAACACCTTTTATTTGATTAAAGCTTAGGTTTAAATTATCAAATTTCATTTCATGCTTGAGGAATTGGATATTTCCCTTTTTTAATATTTTTATTTTGTTTGTGTTTTTTCTCTTACAATCAATTTTGCATTTTCTATGATTTTTATTTTGTTAAAGTTATCATTTAAAGCTTTAACTTGAGAATTTAAAATTTTATCAATTCTTTGGTTATTTAAGTAATCATATTTATCTATGTGAAATTCATGTTTACAATTAATGCAAAGGGCATAATTTTTATTGTTTTTTATAGACCTAAAAGCACCA is a genomic window containing:
- a CDS encoding GGDEF domain-containing protein produces the protein MEKDLYVKLPYYTHLKSPTSLTFEIQIPKSSNKYLYIPQIDASYIEILANNTTILKKGYSSKAGHFFYTPYFIPLPPKISTLKIKLSGVYEIGIEFPIYVVDESQKYKFWILNFLTFHSTLILIGIFISLSIILYLLSKSTTSLNKKKIFHYFSLSSIFASIWIIDLLPISDFESIQGFLKFKKLFIISLYLGYSFLLKGSLIFFYYLNKLGNFLVYAFYFMALLLLFQTNILSLHLLHNYFSVIFIISSIFLLYLYFKKKTQNYYLFFILTLFILTTIHDTIILLFDIESKLLSPIGGMILFFVFSYIILYEYKSTTIEKEKLYEKSLKDNLTGAFNRNIFEFENFSSEDVFIYIDINKLKEINDTFGHKTGDKILVKFSQTVKQFIRKNDLLIRLGGDEFLLVLKNCSKRKGKKIINNILKKFKQSDKISPAFSWGITKFDKSVEKTLENVDILMYKMKLKRK
- a CDS encoding glycerophosphodiester phosphodiesterase family protein, which codes for MKILGHRGYSEKYVENTLESFQKAIEYGADGVELDVYWTKDGEVVVTHDSNLKRVFNVDLDVREVNSKKIPKNIPRLYEIFEIMLDDKIINVEIKDANNAEKIVQYVLKKRKQEIIFSSFEHDIIIKLSRIYGNEKFGLLFDERHKNLNLNDLRDLFYKTNIFSAHIPIQLYYIDEKLFFEFLTFLKKLGKKIVIWTVNSEEEVEMLKGLADYIITDCVEKIVGYLKKTGR
- a CDS encoding glycine C-acetyltransferase translates to MFDYSIFAKEIDELKNQGLYTYIRTLESPQGAWLVIDGKKVLNLCSNNYLGFANEERLKNAAKQAVEKWGVGPGAVRTIAGTFSLHNELEETLAKFKKVEATIFLQSGFVANQAVIPAITNEEDAILSDELNHASIIDGVRLSKAKRFVWKHRDIKDLEEKLKEAKDARRKLIITDGVFSMDGDLAPLPEIVELAEKYNAMVMVDDAHGEGVLGSHGRGIVDHFGLHGRVDIEIGTLSKAFGVLGGYIAGKKELIDYLKQKARPFLFSSPLSPADTAAALEATKILQESDERVKRLWDNAKYFKEEMKKLGFDTGESETPITPVMLYDAKLSTQFSKELFEEGIFAQSIGYPTVPKGKARIRVMISAVHTKEDLDFALEKFEKVGKKLGVI
- the tdh gene encoding L-threonine 3-dehydrogenase; translated protein: MKAILKENAGPGFTMRDVNKPEKLGPRDVLVKIRRASICGTDVHIYKWDEWSQSRIKPPLIVGHEMAGEVVEVGEAVTQVKVGDLVSAETHIPCEHCYQCKTGRMHVCKNLEILGVDRNGVFTEYAVIPETVLWKFSKEIPLDFASVMEPFGNAVHTALVSDLTGKKVLITGSGPIGLMAIQVAKAAGASLVITTEVDPLRIEMAKENGADIVINPLEQDLVKSIYTITNDGVDILLEMSGNKKALEDGLKCVTMGGEASLLGIFGGSIDINLDSLVIMRGITVYGITGRRMFDTWKVADELLKNKKVDLSKVVTHVLPFDQWEKGFELMLNKKCGKVVLNLD